One region of Halomonas huangheensis genomic DNA includes:
- a CDS encoding META domain-containing protein, with amino-acid sequence MKRIFSLAYFLLAAIFLAGCAVAERSGNDAEAALGELPASYQGDLPCADCAGIRHHLSLFEGGVYRLEMIYMGKGEEARFDEQGEWSLDTTGRTLTLDDGEQPRKWRVEDDSTLEALDLEGNEIESTLDYTLKRTDGLVTENLENTYWKLIELGGESIEVTEGQREPHLVLHATDSRVAGSTGCNRLMASYEKDGDSLRFSQPATTMMACLNDADASVEPRFLEVLEETTSYRVLADQLELRDDDGKVMARFEVRHLT; translated from the coding sequence ATGAAACGGATATTTTCCCTCGCTTATTTTCTGTTGGCCGCTATATTTCTGGCGGGATGTGCTGTTGCTGAGCGCTCAGGTAATGATGCAGAAGCGGCCTTGGGTGAGCTGCCGGCCAGCTATCAGGGGGATCTGCCCTGTGCGGATTGTGCGGGGATTCGCCACCACCTCTCATTGTTCGAGGGTGGTGTCTACCGCCTGGAAATGATCTATATGGGCAAGGGCGAGGAAGCGCGGTTTGATGAGCAGGGTGAGTGGTCACTCGATACTACTGGCAGGACGCTGACGCTCGATGACGGAGAACAACCTCGCAAGTGGCGTGTGGAGGACGATTCGACCCTGGAAGCTCTCGACCTGGAGGGTAACGAGATCGAGTCAACTCTGGACTACACTCTGAAGCGCACCGACGGTCTGGTGACGGAGAACCTGGAGAATACCTACTGGAAGCTGATCGAGCTGGGCGGTGAGTCCATCGAGGTCACCGAGGGTCAGCGTGAACCACATCTGGTGCTGCATGCTACGGACTCTCGAGTCGCGGGCTCCACAGGCTGCAATCGATTGATGGCGAGCTATGAAAAGGACGGCGACAGCCTGAGGTTCAGCCAGCCGGCCACCACGATGATGGCTTGCTTGAACGATGCAGATGCGAGTGTCGAGCCGCGTTTCCTCGAGGTACTGGAGGAGACCACAAGTTATCGCGTGCTGGCCGACCAACTCGAGTTGCGCGATGACGATGGCAAGGTTATGGCTCGTTTCGAAGTGCGTCATCTGACCTGA
- a CDS encoding TolC family outer membrane protein has protein sequence MRRMALPAVKEHRRMWVAWGVAVLCLVSSNSGMAAGVGDPQSRPAMEPPPFPSEATTPLPSLPELFSLALENDSDLASQRYGLEATTKEIDMAWSQLKPQVSAGASYMYQVSDNYYTDNPDYDPGNEIIGADDNEARFEGRTRDASWQVSLTQPLFSLERWRGVDEAEAQVEVSQLELAVGENELAMAVIEAYLNAFLASREVRLMESKRESFELQYRQASRSYELGVGDRLNVLESQARLDQAAADRIKAENSLDSALGELERLTGQRPEFRGGLGNLLGVNLVPVDGNVDDWIARTTENLSVRLAAQQLDVAQANTDVRRSGHYPEVNLSLSYFDRDSNDPYRETRDGRASVEVEVPIYQGGYTSASVRQGELTTLASQESLTHQQRLARQDVRERLRNIDGGLRQLNALSRSMESSRLFLEAAEKGEQLGLRNLVDVLDARAELYDLRVQYVDVVRQYLVDRLGLEVAVGDLGSDDLMRTMETLHALTRGSAAIG, from the coding sequence ATGCGAAGGATGGCGCTGCCAGCAGTGAAGGAACACCGTCGCATGTGGGTTGCCTGGGGCGTGGCGGTATTATGCCTGGTATCGTCGAACTCTGGCATGGCGGCCGGCGTCGGTGATCCCCAGTCCCGACCGGCCATGGAGCCACCGCCGTTTCCGTCTGAGGCGACAACTCCCCTGCCTTCCTTGCCGGAGCTGTTCAGCCTGGCGCTGGAGAACGATAGTGACCTGGCCAGCCAGCGTTATGGGTTGGAAGCCACAACAAAAGAAATCGACATGGCCTGGTCACAGCTCAAGCCCCAGGTGTCCGCTGGTGCTTCCTATATGTACCAGGTCAGCGACAATTACTACACAGACAACCCCGATTACGACCCCGGTAATGAGATAATCGGCGCCGACGACAACGAGGCTCGCTTCGAAGGACGAACAAGGGATGCCAGCTGGCAGGTGAGCCTGACTCAGCCGTTGTTCAGCCTCGAACGCTGGCGAGGAGTGGATGAAGCCGAGGCGCAGGTAGAAGTGTCGCAGCTTGAGCTGGCGGTTGGTGAAAATGAGCTTGCGATGGCGGTCATTGAAGCCTACCTGAATGCGTTCCTGGCCTCCCGTGAAGTCAGATTGATGGAGTCGAAGCGCGAATCCTTCGAGTTGCAGTATCGCCAGGCGTCACGTTCCTATGAACTGGGGGTTGGTGATCGCCTCAATGTTCTGGAGTCGCAGGCGCGTCTCGATCAGGCCGCTGCAGACCGCATCAAGGCAGAAAACTCACTGGATTCGGCGCTGGGTGAACTGGAGCGCCTGACGGGGCAGCGCCCTGAGTTCAGAGGGGGGCTAGGCAACCTTCTGGGAGTGAATCTGGTACCGGTGGACGGCAATGTTGACGACTGGATTGCCCGCACCACGGAGAATCTCTCGGTACGTCTGGCAGCGCAGCAGTTGGACGTAGCACAGGCCAATACCGATGTTCGTAGGAGTGGCCATTATCCAGAGGTCAATCTCAGCTTGAGCTACTTCGATCGCGACTCGAACGATCCCTATCGTGAGACTCGCGATGGTCGAGCCAGTGTAGAAGTTGAGGTTCCCATTTATCAGGGCGGTTACACCAGCGCCAGTGTTCGCCAGGGAGAACTTACGACGCTGGCCAGCCAGGAGTCTCTGACACATCAGCAACGTCTGGCTCGTCAGGACGTGCGTGAACGGTTGCGTAATATTGATGGCGGTCTGCGTCAGCTGAACGCCTTGAGCCGGTCCATGGAGTCCAGCCGCCTGTTCCTTGAAGCGGCGGAAAAGGGCGAGCAACTGGGCCTGCGTAATCTCGTCGATGTGCTCGATGCGCGGGCTGAACTGTATGACCTGAGAGTGCAGTATGTCGATGTGGTGCGCCAGTACCTGGTGGATCGCCTTGGTCTTGAGGTGGCCGTGGGCGACCTTGGCTCCGATGATCTGATGCGTACCATGGAGACCCTGCATGCCTTGACCCGCGGCTCGGCGGCGATTGGCTGA
- a CDS encoding HlyD family type I secretion periplasmic adaptor subunit has product MADQRNERQVAERPSIEGSSHPETLEGEYSERLPTDDKGTRRFGLLALVLAFGVFGTWAITAKLAVAVVAPGNVSIESFKRTVQHLEGGIVREILVEDGDRVEAGQPLLLLSDTQARSELDISRSQYLINRAMEVRLLAEQSGADTLSFPAELTNSDRNRVQEVLAVQSGLFVARRQSLQSSLESLDEQSRQMHEQIGGLESLIGVNVRRIQSLRDEAEDFRSLFREGLGDNQRLRELERQILDYEGQVADHRSRIASLKSQISENALQKELQRQEFQSKVGEELRTAQSSIAEAEEMITSLTDQVERTTVLSPVAGTVVGLTVHTQGAVISPGDPIMDVVPSGDGFVVEARVPTRDIDNIYAGQPANIRFSAFNQRLTNEIAGEISRVSADSFEDEATGERYYKARVKVTSEGEGDMTEQMQLLSGMPAEVMIRTGERTFASYIAKPITDMLARAMREE; this is encoded by the coding sequence ATGGCTGACCAACGAAACGAGCGGCAAGTGGCGGAACGTCCGAGCATTGAGGGCAGTTCTCATCCCGAAACTCTAGAGGGGGAGTATAGCGAACGTCTGCCGACCGACGACAAGGGCACTCGACGCTTTGGTCTGTTGGCCCTGGTGCTGGCATTTGGAGTATTCGGCACCTGGGCGATAACTGCCAAACTGGCGGTTGCTGTGGTAGCGCCCGGCAATGTATCCATCGAGTCCTTCAAGCGCACGGTGCAGCATCTCGAGGGCGGTATCGTGCGCGAGATACTGGTTGAGGATGGCGATCGCGTCGAGGCGGGGCAGCCGTTGCTCCTGCTCAGTGATACCCAGGCGCGTTCCGAACTCGATATTTCCCGCTCGCAGTACTTGATCAATCGAGCCATGGAAGTGCGCCTGCTGGCGGAACAGAGTGGGGCTGATACGCTGAGCTTTCCCGCGGAGCTGACCAACAGCGATCGTAACCGGGTTCAGGAAGTGCTGGCGGTCCAAAGTGGCCTGTTTGTGGCGCGCCGTCAGTCGCTGCAGAGCTCCCTCGAGTCGCTGGATGAACAGTCCAGGCAAATGCACGAGCAGATCGGCGGGTTGGAGTCGCTGATTGGTGTCAACGTGCGGCGTATCCAGTCACTGCGTGATGAAGCCGAAGACTTTCGGTCGCTGTTTCGTGAAGGGCTGGGTGACAACCAGCGACTGCGGGAGCTCGAGCGCCAGATTCTGGATTATGAGGGCCAGGTGGCAGACCACCGTTCCCGGATTGCCAGCTTGAAATCACAGATCAGTGAGAACGCACTCCAGAAGGAGCTTCAGCGTCAGGAGTTCCAGTCGAAAGTCGGCGAGGAACTGCGCACCGCCCAGTCCAGCATCGCCGAAGCCGAAGAAATGATCACGTCGCTTACCGATCAGGTTGAACGAACCACGGTCTTGTCCCCTGTTGCCGGTACGGTGGTGGGGCTTACGGTGCATACCCAGGGCGCCGTTATCAGCCCGGGAGATCCGATCATGGATGTGGTTCCCAGTGGCGACGGCTTCGTGGTCGAAGCGCGGGTGCCGACGCGTGATATCGACAATATCTATGCGGGACAGCCTGCGAATATCCGCTTCTCGGCCTTCAATCAGCGCCTGACCAATGAAATCGCTGGAGAGATCAGCCGTGTCAGTGCTGATAGCTTCGAGGATGAAGCAACCGGAGAGCGCTACTACAAGGCGCGGGTGAAGGTGACCAGTGAAGGTGAGGGCGACATGACCGAACAGATGCAGCTGCTGTCGGGGATGCCGGCCGAGGTCATGATTCGTACCGGGGAGCGCACTTTCGCCAGCTATATTGCCAAGCCGATAACCGACATGCTGGCCAGAGCCATGCGAGAGGAGTGA
- a CDS encoding type I secretion system permease/ATPase, protein MEKRQDVTDLQRALKACAGSFLSVGFFSMFVNLLMLVPPMYMLQVYDRVLTTNSFATLLMLTLVVVFLFAVLGTLELVRSRILVRVGNRLDKTINARLYSAMFRRSVLSQGHQSAQPLSDLTNLRQFLTGNGLFAFFDVPWVPVYLGVLFLFNVWLGVFATVAGIILLALAIANEKATKGLLAEANSEHIKAQELANANLRNAEVLHAMGMLSNIRGRWAEKHHAFLARQSRASDRSNTLTNTSRVLRMLFQSMILGLGAWLVLENQMTPGMMIAGSIIMGRALAPIDQMIGSWKGFVSTRGAYERLNELLTQIPDEQRRMSLPTPEGKLAMETVAAAPPGMRMATIRGINFEVPRGKHVGIFGPSAAGKSTLARVLLGIWPAQVGSVRLDGADIQQFNRDELGPHIGYLPQDIELFDGTVSENIARFGDVDAHKVVEAARKAGVHEMILELPNGYDTYISSTSGVLSGGQRQRVGLARALYGAPVLVVLDEPNSNLDDAGEKALSNAITQLRNEQTTLFVISHRPSVLKQMDLLMVMKEGQVGMFGPREQVLAQYARNVAAHQVAQNTGSRLAAVQGRAPGSRSEEQR, encoded by the coding sequence ATGGAAAAGCGACAGGACGTCACTGATCTACAGCGTGCGCTGAAGGCATGTGCAGGATCGTTTCTTTCAGTGGGTTTCTTCAGCATGTTCGTCAACCTGCTGATGTTGGTTCCTCCAATGTACATGCTGCAGGTCTATGACCGGGTACTGACAACCAACAGTTTTGCGACGTTATTGATGCTGACTCTGGTTGTAGTCTTCCTGTTTGCGGTACTGGGAACGCTTGAGCTGGTGCGCTCGCGTATTCTGGTGCGGGTCGGCAATCGATTGGACAAGACCATCAACGCCCGGCTCTACAGCGCCATGTTCCGGCGCAGCGTGTTGTCTCAGGGCCACCAGTCCGCACAGCCACTCAGTGACTTGACCAACTTGCGTCAGTTTCTTACCGGGAATGGACTCTTTGCCTTCTTCGATGTGCCTTGGGTGCCGGTCTATCTTGGGGTGTTGTTTCTGTTCAATGTGTGGCTCGGTGTATTCGCAACCGTTGCTGGCATCATTCTGTTGGCGCTGGCCATTGCCAACGAGAAGGCCACCAAGGGGCTGTTGGCAGAGGCCAACAGCGAGCATATCAAGGCGCAGGAACTGGCCAATGCCAATCTGCGCAATGCCGAGGTGCTGCATGCCATGGGGATGTTGTCGAACATCCGTGGCAGGTGGGCAGAGAAGCATCACGCATTTCTGGCCAGACAATCTCGAGCTAGCGACCGCTCCAACACTCTGACCAACACTTCCAGAGTGTTGAGAATGCTCTTCCAGTCGATGATCCTGGGGCTTGGCGCGTGGCTGGTACTGGAAAACCAGATGACGCCCGGCATGATGATCGCAGGTTCGATCATCATGGGCCGAGCTCTGGCACCGATCGACCAGATGATTGGTAGCTGGAAGGGGTTTGTCAGTACTCGAGGTGCCTATGAGCGTCTCAATGAGCTGCTGACACAGATTCCCGACGAGCAACGTCGCATGTCGCTGCCCACTCCAGAGGGCAAGCTGGCAATGGAAACCGTGGCGGCGGCCCCTCCAGGAATGCGGATGGCGACGATCCGGGGCATCAACTTCGAGGTGCCGAGGGGGAAGCATGTTGGCATTTTCGGCCCCAGTGCGGCAGGAAAATCGACTCTGGCGCGAGTACTGCTGGGTATCTGGCCGGCCCAGGTGGGCAGTGTACGTTTGGATGGCGCCGATATTCAGCAGTTCAACAGGGACGAGTTGGGGCCACATATCGGCTATCTGCCGCAGGATATCGAGTTGTTCGATGGCACCGTCAGCGAGAACATCGCTCGTTTTGGGGATGTTGATGCCCACAAGGTCGTGGAGGCGGCACGCAAGGCCGGTGTCCATGAAATGATCCTCGAACTTCCCAATGGTTACGATACTTACATTTCCTCCACGAGTGGCGTTCTGTCCGGTGGTCAGCGTCAACGTGTCGGGCTGGCTCGAGCGCTCTACGGTGCTCCGGTGCTGGTGGTGCTCGATGAGCCCAACTCGAACCTCGATGATGCCGGTGAGAAGGCGCTATCGAATGCCATCACGCAATTGAGGAACGAACAGACAACCCTGTTCGTGATCAGCCATCGGCCCAGCGTGTTGAAGCAGATGGACCTGCTGATGGTAATGAAGGAAGGGCAGGTCGGCATGTTTGGGCCGCGGGAACAGGTACTGGCGCAGTACGCCAGAAATGTCGCAGCGCACCAGGTCGCGCAGAATACCGGCAGTCGGCTGGCCGCTGTTCAGGGACGCGCTCCCGGAAGCCGATCCGAGGAGCAGCGTTGA
- a CDS encoding 2OG-Fe(II) oxygenase, whose translation MNMTTISHSEVNLSKAVARLESADWLGIEDSLDTRGFAILPGLLDDGECQRLGELYAHRDLFRRHIEMARHGFGSGEYRYFDYPLPRFIVELRTALYSRLVSIANRWNEAMGLQRRYPQRHADFLAECHAAGQRRPTPLLLRYRAGDYNCLHQDLYGDLAFPLQVVILLTQPGQEHEGGEFVLSEQRPRRQSRVDVLPLYRGDAAILASHHRPAQGARGIYRVNTRHGVSEVQAGQRLTAGLIFHDAE comes from the coding sequence ATGAACATGACCACTATCTCCCATTCCGAAGTGAACCTGTCGAAAGCCGTTGCACGCCTGGAGAGTGCCGACTGGTTGGGTATCGAGGACAGCCTCGATACCCGAGGCTTCGCCATTCTGCCGGGATTGCTCGATGATGGTGAATGCCAACGGCTCGGTGAATTGTATGCCCATCGCGATCTCTTTCGTCGTCATATCGAGATGGCGCGTCACGGTTTCGGCAGTGGTGAATACCGCTATTTCGACTATCCGCTGCCCCGGTTCATTGTCGAGTTGCGCACGGCACTGTATTCGCGGCTGGTCTCCATCGCCAACCGTTGGAACGAGGCGATGGGGCTGCAACGACGGTACCCCCAGCGGCATGCCGACTTTCTCGCGGAATGTCACGCGGCGGGGCAACGTCGTCCAACACCTTTGCTGTTGCGCTACCGAGCAGGGGACTACAACTGCCTGCATCAGGACCTTTACGGAGATCTCGCCTTTCCACTTCAGGTGGTGATACTGCTGACACAACCTGGCCAGGAACATGAGGGAGGCGAGTTCGTGCTGAGCGAGCAGCGCCCGCGCCGCCAATCCCGTGTCGATGTGCTCCCCCTGTATCGTGGGGATGCCGCGATTCTTGCCAGCCATCACCGACCGGCCCAGGGGGCTCGGGGGATCTATCGAGTCAATACGCGCCATGGTGTCAGTGAGGTGCAGGCAGGACAGCGGCTCACGGCCGGGCTTATCTTCCACGACGCCGAGTAG
- the ada gene encoding bifunctional DNA-binding transcriptional regulator/O6-methylguanine-DNA methyltransferase Ada translates to MNLVMATPRSFETEQDWRWQAVVQRDAAADGAFVYAVLTTGVYCRPSCPSRTAKRENVSFHHTPAEAEAAGYRPCKRCRPDLVTSGAPVVALIEQVCRIIEQADKPLGLTELADRVGLSPSYLHHRFKAVTGLTPRGYARAHQARRVREALADPSRDVTEAIHGAGFSSSGRFYENADAMLGMTPTAYKRGGQNAAIRFAVGDCSLGAVLVACSERGVCAILLGDDPGTLVDNLQDQFPGAELDAGGSDFEDWVAQVVGLIDDPSVGIELPLDIRGTAFQQRVWQALREIPVGVTASYTEVAERIGSPTAVRAVARACAANPLAVAIPCHRVVRQDGGISGYRWGVERKRVLLDREIDA, encoded by the coding sequence ATGAATCTTGTCATGGCTACACCGCGTTCCTTCGAGACCGAGCAGGACTGGCGCTGGCAGGCGGTTGTTCAGCGCGATGCGGCGGCGGATGGTGCTTTCGTGTACGCAGTGCTGACCACCGGCGTCTACTGCCGCCCATCCTGCCCATCACGTACCGCAAAGCGGGAGAATGTCTCCTTTCACCATACTCCGGCAGAGGCTGAAGCTGCGGGCTATCGCCCCTGCAAGCGTTGTAGGCCGGACCTGGTGACATCGGGAGCGCCGGTCGTGGCGCTCATCGAGCAGGTTTGCCGAATCATTGAGCAGGCCGATAAGCCACTCGGCCTGACGGAGTTGGCGGACAGAGTCGGTCTGAGCCCCTCATATCTGCATCATCGCTTCAAGGCCGTTACCGGTCTTACACCCAGGGGATATGCCCGAGCGCATCAGGCGCGGAGGGTACGCGAGGCATTGGCGGATCCATCCCGGGACGTGACCGAGGCGATACATGGCGCGGGGTTCAGCTCCAGCGGTCGTTTTTACGAGAATGCCGATGCGATGCTTGGCATGACACCGACAGCCTACAAGCGTGGTGGGCAGAACGCTGCCATCCGTTTTGCGGTTGGTGACTGCTCGCTGGGGGCGGTGTTGGTGGCATGCAGCGAGCGAGGCGTCTGCGCCATTCTGCTGGGCGATGATCCCGGTACTCTCGTTGACAACCTTCAGGATCAGTTTCCCGGGGCGGAACTCGATGCCGGTGGCAGTGACTTCGAGGACTGGGTAGCCCAGGTGGTGGGCTTGATTGATGACCCGAGTGTCGGTATCGAGCTGCCTCTGGATATTCGAGGCACTGCTTTCCAGCAGCGAGTCTGGCAGGCGCTACGCGAGATTCCTGTCGGGGTGACGGCGAGCTATACCGAAGTCGCCGAGCGTATCGGTTCACCTACTGCAGTAAGGGCCGTTGCCCGAGCCTGTGCGGCCAATCCGCTGGCGGTGGCGATTCCCTGCCATCGGGTCGTACGTCAGGATGGTGGGATTTCCGGCTATCGCTGGGGAGTTGAGCGTAAGCGAGTGCTGCTGGACCGGGAGATTGACGCATGA
- the yiaK gene encoding 3-dehydro-L-gulonate 2-dehydrogenase produces MATVEIDTLKAVLYQALTRAGVAPNVAEVCARIHTESTRDGVHSHGIGRIPRFIDYVKRGWVDVDAIPTRVQQLGAIEVLDGHFGVGVTNALYATDRAMELAQEHGMGLVALRDTTHWMRGGSYGWHAVEKGYAAILWTNTESCMPAWGAAEQSIGNNPLVMAVPHQDGPLVLDMAMSQFSYGKLQSTRLKGEQLPIDGGFDESGHLSRDPGAIAATRRLLPTGYWKGSGLAILLDALAALLAQGRPTHAIDDVQKGSGGGSCQIFMLFDPEQLGGRDACNAIVEGIQAHLAAVTADASGRPVRWPGGSTWRNRNSVAPLDIDDGLWREVQALAL; encoded by the coding sequence ATGGCAACGGTTGAGATAGATACCTTGAAGGCGGTGCTGTATCAGGCACTGACACGGGCAGGAGTGGCGCCGAATGTCGCCGAGGTGTGCGCACGCATACATACCGAGAGCACACGCGATGGCGTGCACTCTCACGGTATTGGTCGAATCCCGCGCTTCATCGACTATGTAAAACGTGGCTGGGTTGATGTCGATGCGATACCCACCAGAGTGCAGCAACTCGGAGCGATCGAGGTGCTTGATGGGCACTTCGGGGTTGGCGTTACCAATGCGCTGTATGCCACCGATCGTGCCATGGAGTTGGCACAGGAACATGGCATGGGATTGGTCGCGCTGCGTGATACCACTCACTGGATGCGCGGAGGAAGCTACGGCTGGCATGCCGTCGAGAAGGGCTATGCGGCTATCCTCTGGACCAATACCGAGTCCTGTATGCCGGCCTGGGGAGCTGCCGAACAATCGATAGGCAATAACCCGCTAGTCATGGCGGTGCCGCACCAGGATGGTCCACTGGTGCTGGACATGGCCATGTCGCAATTTTCCTATGGAAAACTGCAGAGCACTCGCTTGAAGGGCGAGCAACTGCCCATTGACGGCGGTTTCGATGAATCGGGGCACTTGAGTCGCGACCCTGGTGCCATTGCGGCGACACGCCGACTGCTGCCCACGGGCTACTGGAAGGGATCGGGTTTGGCGATTCTGCTCGATGCGCTGGCCGCGCTATTGGCCCAGGGCCGACCGACCCACGCGATTGACGACGTTCAGAAAGGCAGTGGTGGTGGCAGTTGCCAGATATTCATGCTGTTCGACCCCGAGCAACTTGGTGGGCGGGATGCCTGCAACGCCATCGTCGAAGGCATTCAGGCGCATCTGGCTGCCGTCACAGCTGATGCTTCCGGCCGTCCAGTGCGCTGGCCGGGAGGCTCTACATGGCGTAATCGTAACAGCGTAGCGCCACTCGATATCGACGATGGTCTTTGGCGAGAGGTGCAGGCGCTGGCCTTGTAG
- a CDS encoding tripartite tricarboxylate transporter permease yields the protein MISGYLDGLEMVLQLGTLLAIAAGTLLGIIMGALPGLTSAMAIALLLPVTFGMPPVMGIGMMLGALCGAGASGSIPAILLNIPGTPSSVATTFDGFPMAQKGEAGRALGLAIVASFFGGVASMVILSLLAPPIAEFALRFGAAEYFSLSIFGLVIIASVAGKSLFKGLIAGLIGFFVSTIGTDPITGVDRFTFGQLSLLTGINLLPALIGLFAVAQVLKDAFEYDPHQRVQDSGHRIDIARPRFAETLSHWKAVIAGVASGSIVGPVPGAGGSIASLVAYDQTRRFSKSPEKFGTGYAPGIVSVESANNALLGGALIPTLALGIPGEAATAVLLGGLMIQGITPGPLLFDNQGGMIYGIFIAYLLANVFMLLIMCLGIKLFIRVLMVPRKQLLAAILVFCFIGVYGVDGDVFNLYLMLGFGILGYFLNRYQFGTAPVILGLILGPIAESNLRRGLQAFEGDWTPFFTRPISVTFLVIAVGLLLLTLWQNHRSNRSPQTASSGEA from the coding sequence ATGATTTCTGGTTATCTCGATGGTCTGGAGATGGTGCTGCAGCTAGGCACGCTGTTGGCGATCGCTGCTGGTACCCTGCTCGGTATCATCATGGGCGCGCTGCCTGGCCTGACCTCTGCCATGGCCATTGCGCTACTGCTGCCGGTGACTTTCGGCATGCCACCGGTCATGGGCATCGGCATGATGCTGGGCGCACTTTGTGGCGCGGGCGCCAGTGGTTCGATTCCGGCAATTCTACTCAATATTCCGGGTACGCCTTCGTCTGTGGCAACCACATTCGATGGCTTTCCCATGGCCCAGAAGGGTGAGGCCGGGCGTGCTCTTGGACTGGCCATTGTTGCTTCGTTCTTCGGTGGCGTTGCGAGCATGGTCATCCTCAGCCTTCTGGCTCCGCCGATTGCTGAATTCGCATTGCGCTTTGGAGCTGCCGAGTACTTCTCACTCAGCATCTTCGGTCTGGTGATCATCGCCTCGGTGGCAGGAAAATCGCTGTTCAAAGGGCTGATTGCAGGCCTTATCGGCTTCTTTGTTTCGACTATCGGCACCGACCCGATTACCGGCGTTGACCGATTTACTTTCGGCCAGTTGTCACTGCTGACAGGCATCAATCTGTTGCCGGCCTTGATCGGCTTGTTTGCCGTTGCACAAGTGCTCAAGGATGCGTTCGAGTACGACCCTCATCAGCGAGTGCAGGATAGCGGACACCGTATCGATATCGCACGCCCCAGGTTTGCTGAAACGTTGAGCCACTGGAAGGCAGTCATTGCTGGCGTGGCCTCGGGGTCCATCGTAGGTCCTGTGCCTGGCGCGGGTGGCAGTATCGCCTCGCTGGTGGCCTATGATCAGACGCGTCGATTCTCGAAGTCCCCGGAGAAGTTCGGGACCGGTTATGCGCCGGGTATTGTTTCGGTGGAGAGTGCCAACAATGCGCTGTTGGGAGGTGCACTGATACCCACGTTGGCATTGGGAATTCCCGGAGAGGCGGCGACTGCGGTGCTGCTCGGCGGTCTGATGATTCAAGGCATTACACCGGGCCCGCTACTTTTCGATAATCAGGGCGGCATGATTTACGGCATCTTCATCGCCTATCTGCTCGCCAATGTCTTCATGCTGTTGATCATGTGCCTGGGCATCAAGCTGTTCATTCGCGTGCTGATGGTGCCGCGCAAACAGTTGTTGGCGGCGATTCTGGTGTTCTGTTTCATCGGGGTTTATGGCGTCGACGGTGATGTCTTCAATCTCTATCTAATGCTTGGCTTCGGTATCCTCGGCTACTTCCTCAACCGATACCAGTTTGGCACCGCGCCGGTAATCCTGGGTTTGATCCTCGGGCCGATTGCGGAATCCAACCTGCGTCGTGGATTACAGGCGTTCGAGGGCGACTGGACACCATTCTTCACTCGTCCGATCAGTGTGACTTTCCTGGTCATCGCCGTCGGGCTGCTGTTGTTGACGCTCTGGCAGAACCATCGCTCCAACCGGAGCCCGCAAACTGCCTCCAGCGGTGAAGCATGA
- a CDS encoding tripartite tricarboxylate transporter TctB family protein: protein MQRDIGKPLFDLVLLIASAAAFALSTTLQNVEIVGDLSPSFFPKLISGLIFLFAIPCLIKDIREWRAAGGGDADGERLGSARGLAQWVLIVALTVGYILIFEAFGYIPSTALFAFCSVIGLAIVSGTWQEMGATARLKAVLMAVVFAVILAVVIFYVFTELFEIPLPD, encoded by the coding sequence ATGCAACGTGATATCGGTAAGCCGCTGTTTGATCTCGTGCTGCTGATTGCGTCGGCAGCCGCCTTCGCGCTGTCCACGACGCTACAGAATGTCGAGATTGTCGGCGACCTCTCTCCATCCTTCTTTCCCAAGCTGATATCAGGGCTGATATTCCTGTTCGCCATTCCCTGTTTGATCAAGGACATCCGTGAGTGGCGAGCCGCCGGTGGCGGTGATGCTGACGGAGAGCGGCTCGGAAGCGCTCGTGGCCTGGCGCAGTGGGTACTTATCGTCGCTCTCACGGTCGGCTATATCCTGATCTTCGAAGCGTTCGGTTATATCCCGAGCACCGCCCTGTTTGCCTTCTGCAGTGTGATCGGGCTGGCGATCGTCAGCGGTACCTGGCAGGAGATGGGAGCTACGGCGAGGCTCAAGGCTGTACTCATGGCCGTCGTTTTCGCTGTGATTCTGGCGGTTGTGATCTTTTATGTATTTACCGAGCTGTTCGAGATTCCGCTGCCTGACTGA